The Proteus vulgaris genome has a segment encoding these proteins:
- the pagP_2 gene encoding palmitoyl transferase, with protein sequence MFSTYFHPSVLATTLFSLALTTTAFASENNSTPHQIITTENHQTTNNMSQSNSEESYWGKFKRNINQTWDNDQYNYYLPVWTWHNRFTYDKEKTDRYNETPWGFGMGKYRYDNDGDWHSLYAMHLWTQITEYNLL encoded by the coding sequence ATGTTTTCAACCTATTTTCACCCTAGCGTATTAGCAACTACGTTGTTTTCGCTTGCGTTAACAACTACTGCTTTCGCTTCTGAAAATAATTCAACCCCACATCAGATTATTACGACAGAAAACCACCAAACAACCAATAATATGTCTCAATCTAATAGCGAAGAGAGTTACTGGGGGAAATTCAAACGTAATATCAATCAGACTTGGGACAACGACCAATATAACTACTATTTGCCTGTGTGGACTTGGCATAACCGTTTTACTTACGATAAAGAAAAAACGGATCGCTATAACGAAACGCCTTGGGGTTTTGGTATGGGGAAATATCGTTATGACAATGATGGTGATTGGCACTCTCTTTATGCGATGCATTTATGGACTCAAATAACCGAGTACAACCTATTATAG
- the thiD gene encoding phosphomethylpyrimidine kinase codes for MRFNALSIAGTDPSGGAGIQADLKTFSALGVYGTTVMTALVAQNTCGVRSVYDLSPDFVAAQLDAVLSDVRIDSAKIGMLFNASIIDVVCDKIQQYAIPFVVLDTVMIAKSGDPLLQPDAVNKMVSQLLPLVDLITPNLPEAATLLGCEVAQDETTMKQQGYALLKQGCKAVLMKGGHLTEDESPDWLFTQDGEWRFTSKRVNTKNTTVQDARFQPL; via the coding sequence GTGAGATTCAATGCATTGTCTATCGCAGGTACTGACCCTAGTGGTGGCGCAGGTATTCAGGCTGATCTGAAAACATTTTCCGCACTGGGTGTTTATGGTACAACAGTAATGACAGCACTTGTTGCTCAAAATACCTGTGGTGTCCGTAGTGTCTATGATTTATCCCCTGATTTTGTTGCAGCTCAATTAGATGCTGTTTTGTCTGATGTTCGAATTGATAGCGCCAAAATAGGTATGCTCTTTAATGCCTCAATTATTGATGTGGTTTGCGACAAAATTCAGCAATATGCCATTCCTTTTGTTGTGCTTGATACGGTTATGATTGCAAAAAGCGGTGATCCTCTATTACAGCCTGATGCGGTTAATAAAATGGTCAGTCAGCTTTTACCGTTGGTTGATTTGATCACACCTAATTTACCTGAAGCAGCTACACTGCTAGGTTGTGAAGTCGCTCAAGATGAAACAACGATGAAGCAACAAGGTTATGCATTGCTAAAGCAAGGATGCAAAGCCGTGTTAATGAAAGGAGGACATTTAACTGAAGATGAAAGTCCTGATTGGTTATTTACTCAAGATGGCGAGTGGCGATTTACCTCAAAACGCGTTAATACGAAAAATACCACGGTACAGGATGCACGCTTTCAGCCGCTTTAG
- the fbaB gene encoding fructose-bisphosphate aldolase gives MTDIVSLLGADAKSLLDHRCQTIPSENLYLPGSDFVDRVMIDNNRPNSVLRSMQTLFNHGRLAGTGYLSILPVDQGVEHSAAASFAANPLYFDPKNIVELAIEAGCNCVASTYGVLASVSRRYAHKIPFLVKLNHNETLSYPAQYDQTLYASVEQAFEMGAVAVGATIYFGSQESRRQIEEISMAFERAHELGMVTVLWAYLRNPAFKKDGVDYHASADLTGQANHLAATIGADIVKQKMAENNGGFKAIGFGHTDERVYTKLTTENPIDLVRYQLANCYMGRAGLINSGGASGNNDLEDAVRTAVINKRAGGMGLILGRKAFKKSMKDGVALINAVQDVYLNKSVTIA, from the coding sequence ATGACTGATATAGTAAGTTTGTTAGGTGCTGATGCAAAATCATTATTAGACCATCGTTGCCAAACCATCCCGAGCGAAAATCTCTATCTGCCAGGTTCTGACTTTGTTGATCGTGTCATGATTGATAATAATCGCCCTAATAGCGTGTTACGTTCAATGCAAACCCTGTTTAATCACGGACGTTTAGCGGGAACGGGTTATCTGTCTATTCTACCTGTTGACCAAGGTGTTGAGCACTCTGCGGCAGCCTCTTTCGCAGCAAACCCTCTCTATTTTGATCCAAAAAATATTGTTGAATTAGCAATTGAAGCAGGTTGTAACTGTGTTGCCTCTACTTATGGTGTTCTTGCTTCTGTTTCTCGTCGCTATGCACACAAAATCCCTTTTCTTGTGAAATTAAACCACAACGAAACCCTAAGCTACCCAGCGCAATATGACCAAACACTGTATGCTAGCGTAGAGCAAGCCTTTGAAATGGGTGCTGTTGCAGTGGGTGCAACTATTTACTTTGGTTCACAAGAAAGCCGTCGACAAATTGAAGAAATTTCAATGGCCTTTGAACGTGCTCATGAATTGGGTATGGTCACTGTACTATGGGCTTATTTACGCAACCCAGCATTCAAAAAAGATGGCGTAGATTACCATGCAAGTGCAGATTTAACGGGTCAGGCAAATCATTTAGCGGCAACTATTGGTGCTGATATCGTTAAACAAAAAATGGCTGAAAATAACGGTGGCTTTAAAGCGATTGGTTTTGGTCATACTGATGAGCGTGTTTACACGAAACTCACTACTGAAAACCCAATTGATTTAGTTCGCTACCAATTAGCAAACTGCTATATGGGCCGTGCAGGATTAATTAACTCTGGTGGCGCTTCTGGTAATAATGACCTTGAAGATGCCGTTCGCACCGCCGTTATTAATAAACGTGCTGGCGGTATGGGGCTGATCTTAGGCCGTAAAGCGTTCAAAAAATCAATGAAAGACGGGGTTGCCCTGATTAATGCAGTACAAGATGTTTATTTGAATAAATCTGTCACTATTGCTTAA
- the yegS gene encoding lipid kinase, translating to MSKISLLIINGKNANNGALRKAVYQLRNEGFNLQVRVTWESSDIRRFVQEAINMNAETVIAAGGDGTINSVASELIHLSPSSLPTLGIIPLGTANDFATSAQIPRDMENALNLAVKGRSVPIDIINVNKTHYFINMASGGFGTKITTETPEALKSALGGAAYFINGLLRIDTLKADYCTIEAENFHWKGESLILGIGNGRQAGGGQQLCPEALINDNKLNITIVEAHELLPSILSSLFDRKKNDKIIELESHWVNISASHEMVFNLDGEPLLGNKFEFIVLPEAIHCRLPPQCDLLS from the coding sequence ATGAGTAAAATTAGTTTGCTAATTATTAATGGAAAAAATGCTAACAACGGTGCATTGAGAAAAGCCGTTTACCAATTACGTAACGAAGGTTTTAACCTCCAAGTAAGAGTCACATGGGAATCCAGTGATATACGGCGTTTTGTACAAGAAGCTATAAATATGAATGCAGAAACTGTCATTGCAGCAGGAGGTGATGGCACAATAAATAGCGTTGCATCTGAACTCATTCATCTTTCTCCTTCGTCTCTACCTACGCTTGGTATTATTCCATTAGGTACAGCAAACGATTTTGCTACCAGCGCACAAATTCCCCGTGATATGGAAAATGCGCTTAACCTAGCCGTTAAAGGTCGCTCAGTACCTATTGATATTATCAATGTGAATAAGACCCACTATTTTATTAATATGGCGTCTGGTGGCTTTGGTACAAAAATCACAACAGAAACACCCGAAGCGTTAAAATCAGCATTAGGTGGTGCGGCTTATTTTATTAATGGGCTTTTGCGTATTGATACTTTAAAAGCTGACTATTGCACCATTGAAGCTGAAAACTTTCATTGGAAAGGTGAGTCTCTTATTTTAGGTATCGGCAATGGTCGTCAAGCTGGTGGAGGCCAACAGTTATGCCCTGAAGCCTTAATTAACGACAATAAACTCAATATCACCATTGTAGAAGCTCACGAACTGCTCCCTTCTATTCTAAGTAGCCTGTTTGATCGTAAAAAGAATGACAAGATAATCGAGCTTGAAAGTCACTGGGTAAACATTAGCGCTTCTCATGAAATGGTATTTAATTTAGATGGAGAACCCCTTTTAGGGAATAAATTTGAATTTATTGTGTTACCTGAAGCGATCCACTGCCGGTTACCGCCTCAATGTGACTTGTTATCTTAA
- the yhbU_2 gene encoding protease — translation MFTPELLSPAGSLKNMRYAFAYGADAVYAGQPRYSLRVRNNEFNHENLAKGIQEAHELGKRFYVVVNIAPHNAKLKTFIRDLKPVIDMGPDALIMSDPGLIMMVREAFPEMDIHLSVQANAVNWATVKFWRQMGLTRVILSRELSIDEIAEIRKQVPDMELEVFVHGALCMAYSGRCLLSGYINKRDPNQGTCTNACRWEYKVEEGKEDDVGNIVEKYTPIPVKNVEPTLGVGAPTDKVYLIEEAKRPGEYMTAFEDEHGTYIMNSKDLRAIEHVEQLTQMGVHSLKIEGRTKSFYYCARTAQMYRRAIDDAVAGKPFDPTLLTTLEGLAHRGYTEGFLRRHTHDAYQTYEYGYSVSDTQQFVGEFTGKRVNGLAEVDVKNKFVLGDSLELMTPTGNIQFTLGSLFNKKQQPTDVAPGNGHMVYLPVPEDVDLDFALLIRNLQGTTTRQPHKIDAVEVK, via the coding sequence ATGTTTACACCCGAATTGCTCTCTCCTGCTGGCTCATTAAAAAATATGCGCTATGCATTTGCTTATGGCGCAGACGCCGTTTATGCAGGTCAGCCACGTTATAGCTTACGTGTGCGTAATAATGAGTTTAACCACGAAAACCTTGCCAAAGGTATTCAAGAAGCCCATGAATTAGGTAAACGCTTCTATGTCGTGGTTAATATCGCACCCCATAATGCTAAATTAAAAACCTTTATCCGTGACTTAAAACCCGTCATTGATATGGGCCCTGATGCGCTGATTATGTCTGATCCGGGTTTGATCATGATGGTGCGTGAAGCCTTTCCTGAAATGGATATTCACCTTTCAGTACAAGCCAATGCCGTTAACTGGGCAACCGTAAAATTCTGGCGTCAAATGGGATTAACGCGAGTGATCCTGTCTCGTGAGCTCTCTATTGATGAAATTGCTGAAATTCGTAAGCAAGTTCCTGATATGGAATTAGAAGTTTTCGTTCACGGTGCATTATGTATGGCTTACTCAGGCCGTTGCCTGCTATCTGGCTATATCAATAAGCGTGATCCGAACCAAGGTACTTGCACTAACGCTTGCCGTTGGGAATATAAAGTCGAAGAAGGCAAAGAAGACGATGTAGGCAATATCGTTGAAAAATACACGCCAATCCCAGTTAAAAATGTTGAGCCTACTTTAGGTGTTGGCGCGCCAACAGATAAAGTCTACTTAATCGAAGAAGCGAAACGTCCTGGTGAATATATGACTGCGTTCGAAGATGAGCACGGTACTTATATCATGAACTCTAAAGACTTACGTGCAATTGAACACGTTGAGCAATTAACACAAATGGGTGTGCACTCTCTGAAAATTGAAGGTCGTACTAAATCCTTCTATTACTGTGCCCGCACAGCGCAAATGTATCGTCGTGCAATTGATGATGCCGTTGCAGGCAAACCATTTGATCCAACGTTGCTAACAACATTAGAAGGCTTAGCACACCGCGGTTATACAGAAGGTTTCTTACGTCGTCATACCCATGATGCGTACCAAACTTATGAATATGGTTATTCTGTCTCTGACACCCAACAATTTGTCGGTGAATTTACAGGTAAACGTGTAAACGGCTTAGCCGAAGTTGATGTTAAAAATAAATTTGTTTTAGGTGATAGCCTAGAATTAATGACACCAACCGGAAATATTCAGTTCACGTTAGGATCGCTGTTTAACAAAAAACAACAGCCAACAGATGTTGCACCAGGTAATGGTCACATGGTTTATTTGCCTGTTCCGGAAGATGTTGATTTAGATTTCGCACTGCTTATTCGCAACCTACAAGGTACAACAACACGTCAACCGCATAAGATTGATGCTGTAGAAGTGAAGTAA
- the baeR gene encoding DNA-binding transcriptional regulator BaeR yields MTASESPYSILIVEDEPKLAQLLIDYLQASGYQTHWLADGAEVNLCVKQQHYDLVLLDLMLPGKDGITVCKELRQFSDIPIIMVTAKTEEVDRLLGLEIGADDYICKPYSPREVVARVKTLLRRYYRPQDIVQSDKLVMIDEQAYQIQYNNKILDLTTAEFRLLKALATQPGKVLTRDQLMDHLYDDYRIVTDRTIDSHIKNLRRKLEQLNDQIEFIRSIYGQGYRWETQAYRFR; encoded by the coding sequence ATGACAGCATCTGAATCACCCTATTCAATCCTGATTGTTGAAGACGAGCCTAAACTTGCCCAATTACTTATTGATTACCTTCAAGCTTCGGGTTATCAAACTCACTGGCTAGCAGATGGTGCTGAGGTTAACTTGTGTGTAAAACAACAACATTACGACCTTGTATTATTAGATCTTATGCTTCCTGGAAAAGATGGCATTACTGTCTGCAAAGAATTACGTCAGTTTTCTGATATTCCTATTATTATGGTCACAGCCAAAACTGAAGAAGTGGATAGATTACTAGGACTTGAAATTGGTGCTGATGATTATATTTGTAAACCTTACAGCCCGAGAGAAGTGGTTGCCAGAGTCAAAACCTTATTGCGCCGTTATTATCGACCACAAGACATTGTTCAAAGTGATAAGTTAGTTATGATTGATGAACAAGCTTATCAAATCCAATATAACAATAAAATTCTCGATTTAACCACAGCGGAATTTCGTCTGCTCAAAGCGTTAGCCACACAGCCTGGAAAAGTATTAACGCGTGATCAGCTAATGGATCACCTTTATGATGATTACCGCATTGTGACGGACAGAACCATTGATAGTCATATTAAAAACTTACGACGTAAACTTGAGCAACTTAACGATCAAATAGAATTTATTCGCTCAATTTATGGTCAAGGGTATCGTTGGGAGACCCAAGCTTATCGTTTTCGATGA
- the baeS gene encoding signal transduction histidine-protein kinase BaeS, producing the protein MKLRSKLFLVVFATCMVVVLAMHIGIRGSFQQGFIGYIKKNSEQRATLLAEALTDQYALTGDWRFLNRDDRSLYQILRSIDQISQSSEGPPPRGWRTQFWIVDKDMKRLFGHDNQFPAETFKKPITSHDEIVGWVIVSAADKISSEADISFDKQQLRTSWIIAGLTALFALLITLILSRNMIRPVKRLVEATHKLAAGDFAVRVTPSSKDEISQLATDFNQLASTLEKNEQIRRDYMADISHELRTPLAILKGELEALQDGVRKPTAETLNSLLFEVTNLTKLVNDLHQLSLSDRGSLTYRKDFIDINEVILLAVASYRHTYQTKDITLYTELDDVSPLIVQADPDRLIQLFHNLLENSVRYTYSGGQLHIKTKKENNCVLIILEDSAPGLDGSQYQAVFQRFYRAESSRNRASGGSGLGLAICENIVEAHNGKISAMPSSLGGMKILIELPAYSDDL; encoded by the coding sequence ATGAAACTGAGAAGTAAGTTGTTCTTGGTCGTTTTCGCCACCTGTATGGTTGTCGTTCTTGCAATGCATATTGGTATTCGAGGTAGCTTTCAACAAGGATTTATTGGCTATATCAAGAAAAACAGTGAACAGCGTGCGACTCTTTTAGCAGAAGCTTTGACAGATCAATATGCTTTGACTGGTGATTGGCGTTTTCTCAATAGAGATGATCGTTCTCTTTATCAAATATTACGCAGTATTGACCAAATAAGCCAAAGTAGTGAGGGGCCCCCACCAAGAGGCTGGCGAACACAATTTTGGATTGTTGATAAAGACATGAAGCGTTTATTTGGTCATGACAATCAATTTCCCGCAGAAACATTTAAAAAGCCCATTACCTCTCATGATGAAATTGTGGGTTGGGTAATAGTGAGTGCGGCTGATAAAATAAGTAGTGAAGCAGATATTAGTTTTGATAAACAGCAACTACGCACCAGTTGGATTATTGCTGGCCTAACAGCTCTTTTTGCTTTATTGATCACTCTTATTCTTTCTCGCAATATGATACGCCCTGTTAAGCGACTTGTTGAGGCGACACATAAATTAGCCGCCGGTGATTTTGCTGTTCGTGTAACACCCAGTAGCAAAGATGAAATCAGCCAACTCGCCACAGACTTTAACCAACTTGCCAGCACGCTAGAGAAAAATGAGCAAATTCGTCGTGATTATATGGCCGATATCTCACATGAATTACGCACCCCTCTCGCCATTTTAAAAGGTGAGCTTGAAGCCTTACAAGATGGAGTAAGAAAGCCCACAGCAGAGACATTAAACTCCCTTTTATTTGAAGTCACAAACCTAACAAAGCTTGTGAATGATCTCCACCAGCTTTCATTATCAGATAGAGGCTCTTTAACTTATCGTAAAGATTTTATTGATATCAATGAGGTGATTTTATTAGCCGTCGCGTCTTATCGCCACACATATCAAACTAAAGATATTACCTTATACACTGAATTAGATGATGTATCTCCATTAATTGTACAAGCCGATCCTGACCGACTTATTCAGCTTTTTCATAATCTATTAGAAAACAGTGTGCGTTATACCTATTCTGGCGGACAGTTGCATATCAAGACAAAAAAAGAGAACAACTGCGTATTAATAATCTTAGAAGACAGCGCGCCTGGATTAGATGGCTCACAATATCAAGCCGTTTTCCAACGTTTCTATCGCGCAGAAAGTTCACGAAATCGTGCCAGTGGAGGTTCTGGATTAGGCCTTGCGATTTGCGAAAATATCGTTGAAGCTCATAATGGCAAAATAAGTGCGATGCCTTCATCTTTAGGTGGCATGAAAATTCTTATAGAATTACCCGCATATTCTGATGATCTCTAA
- the mdtC gene encoding multidrug efflux system subunit MdtC, whose product MKFFALFIQRPVATTLLSLAISLCGALGFMLLPVAPLPQVDYPVINIYASLPGASPETMASSVATPLERSLGRIAGIDEMTSSSSLGSTSITLVFDLNKDINTAARDVQAALNASQSLLPSGMPSRPRYYKSNPSDAPIMILTLTSDTQNTGELYDLASTRLAQKISQIEGVSEVSVGGGSLPAIRVALNPDALFNQNVSLDDVRKAINQANVRRPQGFVNNDENRWQIQTNDELSKAAEYRPIIVHYNQEAVVRLGDVAQVTDSVQNSRAAGMSGGEPAILLVIRREAGANIIETVNRIRDELPELRELIPASVDLKVAQDRTPTIRASLAEVERALAIAVALVILVVFLFLRSGRATLIPAVAVPVSLIGTFSAMYLCGFSLNNLSLMALTVATGFVVDDAIVVLENISRHIENGLKPKDAALKGVGEVGFTVLSMSISLVAVFIPLLLMDGLVGRLFKEFAITLTTAIAISLFVSLTLTPMMCAHLLKGMKPKAQSHLRGFGKLLFRAQQGYSVTLQTALRHRRWVMTIFLATLGLNAYLYISAPKTFFPDQDTGRLMGFVRADQSISFQSMKEKMTRFMQEIDADKDVDSVTGFTGGGRINSGFMFISLNPLSERTDSANQVINRLRAKLADEPGANLFLMPVQDVRAGGRQANASYQFTLLADDLSELRKWEPIVRKALGELPQLVDVNSDKEDKGAEMALTYDRDTMAQLGINVSDANNLLNNAFGQRQISTIYAPLNQYKVVMEVSEQYTQDVSALDKMYVINNQGERIPLSAFANWYPANAPLSVNHQGLSAASTIAFNIPEGYTLADAIDSIERTMTELGVPNTVRGTFAGTAQIFQETIKSQLILILAAIVTVYLVLGVLYESYIHPLTILSTLPSAGVGALLALQLFDTPFSLIALIGIMLLIGIVKKNAIIMVDFAITAQREGKLSAKEAIIQASLLRFRPIIMTTLAALFGALPLMLGSGDGAELRQPLGITIVGGLLMSQLLTLYTTPVIYLFFDGLRERWQQRRISKKEAKA is encoded by the coding sequence ATGAAGTTCTTTGCCCTCTTTATTCAACGACCTGTAGCAACTACATTGCTCAGTTTGGCGATTTCTCTATGTGGTGCATTAGGGTTTATGTTGCTCCCTGTTGCTCCTTTGCCCCAGGTTGATTATCCCGTTATTAATATTTATGCCTCATTACCCGGAGCATCACCAGAAACCATGGCATCATCAGTGGCAACACCGCTTGAACGCTCTTTAGGGCGAATTGCGGGTATTGATGAGATGACCTCTAGTAGCTCGCTTGGCAGTACCAGCATTACGTTGGTATTCGATTTAAATAAAGATATCAATACAGCAGCGCGAGATGTACAAGCGGCACTAAATGCTTCACAAAGCTTATTACCTTCAGGAATGCCAAGTCGTCCACGTTATTATAAATCGAATCCTTCTGATGCACCGATTATGATCTTAACGTTGACCTCTGATACCCAAAACACAGGGGAGCTTTACGATCTCGCCTCAACAAGGCTGGCACAAAAAATCTCACAAATTGAAGGTGTGAGTGAAGTTTCGGTTGGTGGAGGATCATTACCTGCGATACGTGTTGCTCTCAATCCTGATGCGTTATTTAACCAAAATGTTAGCCTTGATGATGTTAGAAAAGCAATTAACCAAGCGAATGTGCGACGGCCTCAAGGCTTTGTCAATAATGATGAAAATCGTTGGCAAATTCAAACCAATGACGAGCTAAGCAAAGCGGCTGAATATCGCCCAATCATCGTACATTATAATCAAGAGGCTGTTGTGCGTTTAGGCGATGTGGCGCAAGTCACTGATTCGGTACAAAACTCACGCGCAGCAGGGATGAGTGGCGGTGAACCGGCTATTTTGCTGGTTATTCGCCGTGAAGCAGGCGCTAATATTATTGAAACGGTTAACCGCATTCGTGATGAACTCCCTGAATTACGCGAACTTATTCCCGCCAGTGTCGATTTAAAAGTTGCCCAAGATAGAACTCCCACTATCCGTGCTTCATTGGCGGAAGTTGAACGCGCATTAGCTATTGCGGTAGCACTCGTCATTTTAGTGGTGTTCTTATTTTTACGCTCAGGTCGTGCCACGCTTATTCCTGCGGTTGCAGTACCGGTTTCATTAATTGGTACTTTTTCAGCCATGTATCTTTGTGGCTTTAGTTTAAATAATCTTTCATTGATGGCATTAACCGTTGCTACCGGTTTTGTGGTTGATGATGCCATTGTGGTACTCGAAAATATCTCTCGTCATATTGAAAATGGTTTAAAACCTAAAGATGCAGCCTTAAAAGGGGTTGGCGAAGTCGGTTTTACTGTCCTTTCGATGAGTATTTCTCTTGTTGCCGTTTTTATTCCATTACTGTTAATGGATGGTCTTGTTGGACGATTATTTAAAGAATTTGCCATTACATTAACCACAGCAATTGCTATCTCTTTATTTGTTTCTTTAACGCTTACTCCAATGATGTGCGCGCATTTACTTAAAGGAATGAAACCTAAAGCGCAATCGCATTTACGGGGTTTTGGTAAATTACTTTTCCGTGCTCAGCAAGGTTACAGTGTCACATTACAAACCGCACTGCGCCATCGACGCTGGGTTATGACTATTTTCCTTGCGACTTTAGGCTTGAACGCTTACCTGTATATCAGCGCACCTAAAACATTTTTCCCCGACCAAGACACAGGCCGATTAATGGGATTTGTGCGTGCTGACCAAAGTATTTCATTTCAATCAATGAAAGAAAAGATGACCCGTTTTATGCAAGAAATAGATGCAGATAAAGATGTGGATAGCGTAACGGGTTTTACTGGAGGTGGTCGGATTAACAGCGGATTTATGTTTATTTCCCTCAATCCACTGTCAGAACGTACCGATAGTGCTAACCAAGTGATCAATCGCCTACGTGCAAAACTTGCTGATGAGCCCGGCGCTAATCTCTTTTTAATGCCAGTACAAGATGTCAGAGCGGGAGGACGCCAAGCCAATGCCAGTTATCAATTTACCTTACTCGCTGATGATTTAAGTGAGTTGCGCAAATGGGAGCCCATTGTGCGTAAAGCGTTGGGTGAACTGCCTCAGCTTGTAGATGTTAACTCAGATAAAGAGGACAAAGGTGCTGAAATGGCACTGACTTACGATCGTGATACCATGGCGCAACTGGGTATTAATGTCAGTGATGCGAATAACCTGCTTAATAATGCTTTTGGCCAACGTCAGATCTCCACCATTTATGCCCCATTGAATCAATATAAGGTGGTTATGGAAGTGTCTGAACAATATACACAAGACGTTTCTGCATTAGATAAAATGTATGTGATTAATAACCAAGGTGAGCGCATTCCATTATCAGCTTTTGCAAATTGGTATCCCGCGAATGCACCATTAAGTGTTAATCATCAAGGTTTATCCGCAGCCTCGACGATTGCATTTAATATCCCTGAAGGCTACACATTAGCTGATGCTATTGATTCTATTGAACGTACTATGACTGAGCTAGGTGTACCCAATACAGTAAGAGGCACCTTTGCAGGAACTGCACAGATCTTTCAAGAAACGATAAAATCTCAGCTTATCCTTATCTTAGCAGCTATTGTGACGGTGTACTTGGTGTTAGGCGTGTTGTATGAAAGCTATATTCATCCACTCACTATTTTATCTACTCTCCCCTCTGCCGGTGTAGGCGCATTATTAGCGTTACAGCTTTTTGATACTCCCTTTAGTCTGATTGCGCTTATCGGCATTATGTTGCTGATTGGTATTGTGAAGAAAAACGCCATTATTATGGTGGATTTTGCGATCACCGCACAACGTGAAGGCAAATTGTCGGCCAAAGAGGCTATTATTCAAGCCAGTCTATTACGTTTTCGTCCCATTATTATGACAACCCTCGCTGCATTATTTGGTGCATTGCCATTAATGCTAGGAAGTGGAGATGGCGCAGAATTAAGACAGCCTTTGGGAATTACAATCGTAGGCGGGTTATTAATGAGCCAACTCTTAACACTTTATACGACCCCTGTTATTTATCTATTTTTTGATGGGCTGCGTGAACGTTGGCAACAACGACGTATCAGCAAGAAAGAGGCTAAAGCATGA